In Halobacteriovorax marinus SJ, the following proteins share a genomic window:
- a CDS encoding potassium channel family protein encodes MIVAVIGLGTFGAKTAVRLFEKGAEVIAIDKNDELVDKIKDRVTHAVSLDVTEERSLRSVNISDVDVAVVAIGDHIEMSILAVTMLRRLGVGRVIARATSTLHEHVLQEIGASEIIKVEEEMGEIIASKIVAPHVMQRYNFSAGYSIVELKLGKKFEGKTIVESKIRQSYNLNVVALQKKIPYIAEDGKSAYRVEINDCPMPMDVIESDDIIVLVGSEKNFNKLFADLVEG; translated from the coding sequence ATGATTGTTGCTGTCATTGGACTGGGAACATTTGGAGCAAAAACTGCGGTGAGGCTTTTTGAAAAAGGTGCTGAGGTTATTGCTATTGATAAAAATGACGAGCTCGTCGACAAGATTAAAGACAGGGTGACTCACGCAGTATCTTTAGATGTTACAGAGGAGAGATCTCTTCGTTCTGTTAATATTTCTGATGTTGATGTTGCTGTTGTAGCCATCGGTGATCATATTGAAATGAGTATTCTCGCAGTGACAATGCTTAGAAGACTCGGGGTTGGTAGAGTAATTGCTCGTGCTACTTCGACATTGCATGAGCACGTTCTTCAAGAAATTGGAGCTTCGGAAATTATAAAAGTTGAAGAAGAGATGGGAGAGATTATAGCCTCTAAGATTGTCGCTCCTCACGTTATGCAGAGATATAACTTCTCTGCAGGTTACTCAATTGTAGAATTAAAATTAGGTAAGAAGTTTGAAGGTAAGACTATTGTTGAGAGTAAGATCAGACAAAGTTACAACTTAAACGTTGTCGCTCTTCAAAAGAAAATTCCATATATTGCAGAAGATGGTAAATCTGCATATCGAGTTGAGATAAATGACTGTCCAATGCCAATGGACGTAATTGAATCTGATGACATTATTGTTCTTGTAGGAAGTGAGAAGAACTTCAACAAGCTTTTTGCAGATTTAGTGGAGGGATAG
- a CDS encoding HAMP domain-containing protein — MNLSLKNRVAASFIIACFVVLVVGFTVFFHLNSLNKEIESITVKSNRVSLLTDEIRISAVSILKYQRRILSKKASPELVEKLVNLCDSFTSQLQTLDSLYRDPDVKRVVAQMQSYVDSLKVVLGKASLFHRDNIGMASIGDLADKILDSFSEFQDIQYFQSVERDKKIKKIINETKRNMMITLIISFLGTIILGLVVPGKIALPFKKIKDAIRELQDCNFDVSIYYSQDDEIGEIAREMNKMIHSFKVFEELRTDRISLENRKFDALANLVKKPVLLANANNQIIYMNSRLYSLLQVQSEDVIGKTMSDTLIPESIITTYQLAIKRRSKIENADIVIPKKKAKESDSEVDPVQVSEDESTKLENGEVEVEENIFSGYGNVIPIRGKESSMDYYLMVLSADVHV, encoded by the coding sequence GTGAATTTATCGCTTAAAAATAGAGTTGCAGCTAGTTTTATAATCGCCTGCTTTGTTGTTTTAGTTGTCGGTTTTACTGTTTTCTTTCATTTGAATTCTTTAAATAAAGAAATTGAATCTATTACAGTGAAGTCCAATAGAGTTTCTCTCTTAACTGATGAGATTCGAATTTCGGCGGTTTCGATTCTCAAGTATCAAAGAAGAATTCTTTCTAAAAAAGCTTCACCAGAGTTAGTAGAAAAGTTAGTTAATCTCTGTGATAGCTTTACCTCACAGCTTCAAACTCTAGACTCTCTTTACCGAGACCCAGATGTTAAGAGGGTTGTGGCGCAAATGCAGTCCTATGTAGATTCTCTAAAAGTTGTACTTGGAAAAGCATCTCTTTTTCATCGAGATAATATCGGGATGGCCTCAATTGGAGATCTGGCAGATAAGATTCTAGATTCCTTTAGTGAGTTTCAAGATATTCAATATTTTCAATCAGTAGAAAGAGATAAGAAGATAAAGAAAATTATTAATGAAACAAAGAGAAATATGATGATCACATTGATCATTAGTTTTCTTGGAACAATTATTTTAGGTCTTGTGGTTCCAGGAAAAATTGCTCTTCCATTTAAAAAGATTAAAGATGCCATTAGGGAGCTACAGGATTGTAACTTTGACGTCTCAATCTATTACTCACAAGATGATGAGATTGGTGAAATTGCAAGAGAGATGAATAAGATGATTCACTCCTTCAAGGTATTTGAGGAACTTCGAACGGATCGAATCTCTCTTGAAAATAGAAAGTTTGACGCCCTTGCAAACCTTGTTAAAAAACCTGTTCTGCTGGCAAATGCAAATAATCAAATTATTTATATGAACTCTAGACTTTATTCTCTACTTCAAGTTCAGTCTGAGGATGTTATTGGTAAAACAATGAGTGACACGCTTATTCCAGAGTCAATTATTACCACTTATCAATTGGCCATCAAGAGAAGAAGTAAGATTGAAAATGCTGATATTGTTATTCCTAAGAAGAAGGCAAAAGAGTCCGATAGCGAAGTCGATCCTGTTCAAGTAAGTGAAGATGAATCTACTAAATTAGAGAATGGTGAAGTAGAAGTGGAAGAGAATATATTTAGTGGTTACGGGAACGTGATTCCTATTAGAGGGAAGGAAAGTTCAATGGACTATTACTTAATGG
- a CDS encoding TrkH family potassium uptake protein, translating to MRRYIFSMVVFVPLLITWGDVEFAFWLASAHLLSSILALYDDVNDVKVQRGRQEQNLFQGLRLRPAQMVLFSFIGVIFLGTFLLMLPVSSADGNSISFVDGLFMATSATCVTGLSTLSVQDNLSVFGQVVLLVLIQIGGLSIMTLYSSMAILLGRSMRMKDRIIMQDLLDVSSLEELFAMIINIIKYTFLIELWGGIVLTIAFTFEGFEFGKAIYYGFFHSISAFCNAGFSLFNNSLESYAASPLINGTIAILIILGGLGFIVLKELAEVITKGKKLVRLGLHSKIVLVTTIVLTVAGTLFIFFGEFLNSLDSYTLWEKMQISFFQSVTLRTAGFNTIPLTNLHKYTIYMMTLFMFIGGSPGSTAGGVKTTTLAILFYSIKSTLKGDKKVTVLDRKIPAPVVVRATALMFISILITSSFILILMKLEPEQSFLPIFFEVISASGTVGLTLGITPYLSMVGKIAVSLLMLIGRIGPLTLILAIGQRNRDKGKFDYPDGRIMIG from the coding sequence TTGCGCAGATATATTTTCTCAATGGTCGTCTTCGTTCCTCTTCTTATTACTTGGGGGGATGTTGAGTTTGCCTTTTGGCTGGCATCGGCACATTTGCTCTCATCAATTCTTGCACTCTATGATGATGTAAATGATGTGAAAGTACAAAGAGGGAGGCAGGAGCAAAACCTCTTTCAAGGACTCAGGCTCAGACCTGCGCAGATGGTTCTCTTCTCATTTATAGGTGTTATCTTTTTAGGAACTTTCTTATTAATGCTTCCTGTTTCTTCGGCCGATGGAAATAGTATATCCTTTGTCGATGGCCTATTTATGGCGACCTCGGCGACATGTGTAACAGGACTTAGTACGCTCTCTGTTCAGGACAATCTCTCTGTCTTTGGACAAGTTGTTCTACTTGTTCTTATTCAAATCGGTGGTCTCTCAATTATGACTCTCTATTCTTCAATGGCTATTCTCCTAGGGAGATCAATGAGGATGAAAGATAGAATTATTATGCAGGATCTTTTAGACGTTTCATCTCTAGAAGAGCTCTTTGCGATGATCATAAATATTATAAAGTATACATTTCTCATTGAGCTTTGGGGGGGGATTGTCTTAACAATTGCCTTCACATTTGAAGGCTTTGAGTTTGGTAAGGCCATCTATTATGGATTCTTCCATAGTATCTCTGCATTTTGTAATGCTGGCTTTAGTTTATTTAACAACTCACTTGAGAGCTATGCGGCTTCACCTTTAATTAATGGAACGATTGCGATTTTAATTATTCTTGGTGGACTAGGATTTATTGTTTTAAAAGAATTAGCAGAGGTGATCACTAAGGGGAAGAAGCTCGTAAGACTTGGGTTACACTCAAAAATTGTTCTGGTTACAACTATTGTCTTAACGGTTGCGGGAACACTTTTTATATTCTTTGGAGAGTTTTTAAATTCCCTCGATTCATATACTTTGTGGGAAAAGATGCAGATATCATTCTTCCAGTCAGTGACTTTGAGAACGGCAGGATTTAATACTATACCACTTACAAATTTACATAAGTATACGATCTATATGATGACTTTATTTATGTTCATCGGGGGAAGTCCGGGCTCGACAGCTGGTGGTGTTAAGACGACAACTCTCGCAATTTTATTTTACTCAATTAAGTCTACGCTTAAGGGCGATAAGAAGGTTACTGTTCTAGATAGAAAGATTCCTGCTCCGGTGGTTGTAAGAGCGACGGCTCTTATGTTTATTTCAATTTTAATAACGAGTTCTTTTATATTGATATTAATGAAGTTAGAACCAGAGCAGTCGTTTCTGCCGATTTTCTTTGAGGTCATTAGTGCTTCAGGGACGGTTGGGCTGACTCTGGGAATTACCCCTTATCTTTCTATGGTGGGGAAAATTGCTGTTTCATTATTAATGTTAATTGGGAGAATTGGTCCCCTGACTCTCATCCTTGCCATTGGTCAAAGAAATAGAGATAAAGGGAAGTTTGACTACCCTGATGGTAGAATAATGATTGGTTAA